In Arthrobacter sp. CJ23, the genomic window GAGGTTCGGCAAAGACAAAGACGCCCGCGAAGATGAACGTATTGGGCGACTCCTGGAAGAGTCTGCCCCAAGGTTCCGTGATGCCGTTGTCCGCAGTTTCGCTGTCGAGAGCGAAGACCCCAAGAGAGTAGCCACTCCCGAACTACTCGACAGTGTCGCCGGCAACGTCCTCGCCATGAGGCTCGGCGAGCCTTCGCCGAAGAGGTCTATGCCGACATTCGGGACCAGGCTATCCGCGCCCCTGAAAGATGGCATGACGTTGACGTCGACATCCGTCTCTCATCCATAGATGAGAGGAGCGCCGCTGGTGCTCCTCGATCCATCGTTACCGTGAAATGGGAATACACCGTCATACCTAGCCATGAGGTGCAGCGCTTTGCCTGCGTCTCTGACCGCGATGAATTCGGTGAGCTCGTGAGCGAGATCCCATCTACGGCCACCTGGTACCTGGTCCCTCGGCCAGGCTTTGATGCAGCCAAGAAAGGAGCCTTCGAACTCGTCCAGTACACGATCGAGGGCATCGAACGGCTGATCCGCCGCACTGAACGCAAAACCGGCCAGACCTACAGCGTCAGTCTCGGCCACGAAAGCGTCGCAGCCGGAAAGCCCGTGCGGATCTCTTACACCTACAAAACGATCACGCAGAGGGCCGGCCATCTCCTGCATTTCGATATCGACCAGCCGACTAAGGGCATGAGCGTCACGCCCGACTACAGCGACAGCGACATCAGCAGAGTCAGCGTCCTTGACCTCATTGCAAGCACCAAGCATGCGCAGATCGAGCGGACACCGGTCACCGTCCCTGGCAAATTCGTCACGTTGAGCTTTGACTGGCGGGTTTTCCCTCGAACCGGCATCGCCTTCGTCTGGACCTAGAGTCCGAGCACAGCACAAGCTAACGTCGAGATCTCCACGTATTCCACCCCGGGGTCGCCTCATCGAGAGACATCCGCCGCGTGTCAGCCAACGTGCCTTGAGAAACCCTCTGCCGCTGTACATGCAGCCAAATCCCCAAAGAGCGCTCGGCTTCATTTACATAAGTCTTGCAGGACGGCCAGCGTTGCTGCTCCGACCAGTACGCGACAAGATGCTGTACTCGCAAGTCCCATGCCGCAGCGTTGCGAAAGACTATGGAGAACTCCTGCCACCGGCCGATGGCATCTAACGACTTCCTCTGGGCAGCCATGAGCATGCCACGTCGGGCTGCCGTCCGTTGAGCGCTGACCCACCGCGCAATGGCTCGCTCCGCTGCTTCAGCGCTTGCAGACGATGGGGTGCGGCCCTCCCTAGACATAAAGTCAGCCAGTTCGTCACGTCGCCCAAGCCACAGGGGCGTTAGCCCGGTATCTTCCTGGGTGGGAGTAGGCCGACTTACCAAGTGCTCCTGCTCCACAGATACATCCCGACGCTTTGACCATCCAATGGCCCGGTTTACGTCCTGTTTTGGGACGGAGCACAAGTCGGCTATCTGCGTTTGGGTGAGACCTCGCCGATACATGAGTTCCCACTCCTCGCGGCTCTCGAAGCGCTGCTCAGTCATCTTCCCCGGGCAATGAATCGTCGATCTCCCCGGCGGCAATACGCGCAGCGGTCTTCCGGTAGGCCTCGTCAAGATAAGCATGGATATCGTCAAGACTCGTTCGCCAAGTGTTTCGGCCGCCGATTTGAACGCCCCGCAGCTCGCCGGACTTCAGGAGACCTCGAACGAGGGGCCTCCCGACATTTAGGTACTCAGCCGCCTGATCTACCGTAAGGAATCGTGAGGGCTGCGGCTTCTGATCAGACATAGGAATATGCTATGCGGAAGGTCCACCGGTTCGCGCATCGCCTCTTATGCTGGGTGACCCGCGGAAGGAGGAACTGCATATCTGCTGATCTATGACCAAGGTCCATTTTGTAAGCGCACTGTTTACGGCGAATGTGAGGCACTCCCGCGCCGGCGCACGCTGAACGAGCTGGAAACATGCCGGGTGTCTCAACGCCGGCGACGGGATTACCAGGAGGCTAGTGAGCAGCCTCGTATGAATCGATGATCGTCTGTGCGACGCGGCCTCGAGCATTGACCTTGTGTCCGTTCTCTGCCGCCCATGCACGGATCCTGGCCAGGCGTTCTTTGTCCGATCCACGATTGGTGGCAGGCACGCGCGGCTCGCTTCCAGTGACCTTTCGGCCGGCTTTTGCGTACTTGGCGAGCGTCTCGTGGAACTGTTCGGCGTTCTCGGCAGAGAAATCAATTTCGAAGTTGGTCCCACCGTAAGTGAAGCGAACACTCTCGCCAGTTCCTTCGGGAATGGGTTCTCCGGTCAAGTCATCGACCAGTCTGTAAATTACTTGCTTCGCCATATCAGCTCCTGCTTGAGATCTGAGTTGGTTCCTTAGCCCCCATTGACCGAGAGCCGACTATACAGGTAGATGGCGAGGCAGATCCAACGATCCATTCGCGGAGTCTCAACCAGGCCCCGTCAGCATGAATCTAGCAGGAGTAGCAATATGTATTGTCTACGAATCGATCAGGTTCAACGTGCTGTCTGCCCGATGAGATCATTCGCTGAGTGAAATATCTCCGGTCAAGGGGAAGAGGGTACCTGCACTACAGGTTCGGATCCGACCGAAATTGCAGCTGTGGTATCGGTCAGATTTTCCACAGCCGAGAGAGGGAAAGCAAATGTCAAGATTCACCACGCCAGTCTGATACGTTCTACGGACCAGCCCGCAAGAGGCATGAGCGTAACGCTCGACTATCAGGCTCAAAGTCCTTGACCTCATCGGATGTACCCAAGCCCGCTCGAATTGAGCGCACACCCGTCACAGCCCGTAAAAGTCCATCACGTTGAGCCCTCACGGGTGGGCTTTCCCTCGATCCGGCGTCGCCTTCGAGTGGACCTTAGAGTGGCACTTGGAACATCCGGTGGGGATCGGGATGTGAGTCCGCCGGCGGCGAGGAGCATTCTGAGGCGGTAGGTGTTGTAGTTTCGGTAGCCGCGGGCGAGTCGGCGATGGAATTCGATGATGCCCCTGATGGCTTCGGTGCCGCCGTTGTTGGCGCGGTTGGAGGTGAAGTAGGCCAGGAACCCTTGTCGCCAGCGCCGTAGAGTCCGGCCACCCATAAGCCAATCAAAGAGCGCTCAGCTCATTTCCGCGGTTCTTGAAGGAAGGCCAACATTCGTGCTCCTAGCGCTGCAACTCCGAGGGGTACAGCTCGACATCGAACCAAGAACAGTGAATTCGCAACACCACCTATCGAACGACCAAGACACAAGCGAGGGTGACGTATTTCAATGCGTATATCAGGCTTGGGCCGGCCAAGTGCCAGCCGGGAGTCCATGGGTCACGGAGCGAGGTACAGCAGCGATCTTGTGTTCGTGACCCCATTCGGCCATAGTGGCGAACCTTGGGATCCAGCTGCTCAGGCCAGACGCGTTTCGTGGGTTGCTCCAAAATACTTACAAGTCCTGAGAATCGATAGCCTTTCCAACCGGTCTAGGTTGGAGATTCTTCGCAGTAACGAATCAATGAATAGCGTGGTGCTGAAAGCTTCACCCTTCATCGAAGTCATACTTCGTATATTTTCAAAGGTGAGGATTAGATCGTCTTCCGTACCGCTATCATCACACTTGTATTCCATTGTGCCAACATTCTGGTCGCGTAGTGGCCTTAGAGAGGACGACGATCATGTCAGTATTGCGAATTGATCCAGCCGCAGCACGCGAGATTGCCGCGAAACTTGAGTCGAACGCCACCGCTCGACTAGATGACCTCAGTACACTGAAAGCCGTAGCAAGCCCCGAGGCTGTTTGGGCCGGGGAGTCTGCGACTTCATACACCCATGCTTACGAACGCTGGGAGGCGGCGGAACGTGAACTCGTCCACGCTCTTGAAGGCTTGGCCCGTATCGTCCGTCAGGTAGCGGACAATCACGACGAGATCGAGCGTAGCGGTCGTCAAGCGCTCGATGGGTTCTAGAACGTGAACACGCTCATCGTTGATGTCACGGCTATCTCAAGGCTTACAGAGCACTTGCGCGGAGCCGCGATGGCTGCACTTGTCGCTACGGCACCGATTGACTTGGCCCAAGGGCGGATCGCCAGTGCAGTTGGTGGGTCAATATATGACGAGGGACTCTCCGGATCATTACGGACATTCAATATCTGCTGGACGAATGACAGTTCGAATTTGTCACAGTCTGCTAACCAACTTGCAACAATCATCTCTGAATATGTGGGGCTTGTGGCTGAAACAGAACGCCAGGGAGCCAAAGCCCTCGACAGGCAATAGCCGCCGTGACTGTTGGGTACATCCCTGATGGAACCGCATTTGTTTCCGCAGCTGAGTCACTCCGCGACGCGGAACGAAGGTCATTCAGCGCTGGGGACGCGTTTCGAGATATTGCTGGAACCATTGCGCCGTCTACGTGGCAGTCTCCAACGGCCACTGAGGTTGGCCTCATACTGCTCCGATACGCAGGAGACGCTGATCGTGCTGCGCATGAATTCCGCAAGGCATCCGAAGCACTCTCCGAGGTGGGTTCCTACCTGTTGTCAAAGCGTCACTACTACGAAAATCTCGCTCGTACGCGGAGTGACCTCTTGAGCAAGAACGGTGTGCTGGAACTCGGACTTGGCACTGGAGAAGAGGCCCGCCGCCTTAGGCAAGTGGAAGCCGAAATGGAGCACATCGAACGAGAAGTTCGGCGTCGGATACGTAATGGAGTGAACCAGGTCGACAGTGCTGCTCGCGAGTCTCGTGACTTTGCTGGGAACGTGAATGTCAACCCGTGGGCGTGGTGGCAGGGCTTCGCTGAAGAATTTGGAGATACGAGCAAACGCGTGTTCGTGGATCCCGTCGTCGAAACTTGGGACGCGATCAGCCATCCGGTTGAGACCCTGGGCGCGCTCGCAACGGGCATCGCCACGGACCCCCTAGGAACGCTGCAGAAGCTCGGCGCGGGGGCACTCAATCTTGAGACTTGGAAGAATGATCCGGGTGTCGCCGCAGCACAGCTGGGAGTGACCATACTCACGGGGCTCTTGACTGGTGGCGGGACGCTTGTTGCGACTTCCCTCCGGGGTGTTGCCCGCACTTCGGCAGTTGCCGACCGACTTGCTGGCGAGGCACGGGTGATACGACTTGAATCAGCCTTGAGCGGAAAGAACCGAGTCCTGAATAATCTCGAGCCTAGCACTACGTACGTCGTGGATGGCCGCTTCGAGTACAAAACTGACGCAAACTCTAGAGTTGTATTCGCTCGGACATCGATCATTGAGAAAGTGGATCCGGCAACGGCCTCAGAGGGGCGAAACATATATCGACAACGCATAGAAGGCGGCGCGGACCGACTTCCTGGTGACGAAGGATCGCATCTTTTTGCCGCCATGTTTGGCGGCCCCGGTGAAAGCGTCAATTTGGTTGCGCTGAGAGACGTAGTAAATCGCGGCGAATACTATGCCATGGAGAGAGAATGGGACGCGGCTATTTCTGGCAACCCACCTAAGACTGTTGACGTATCAATCGATATTGTTTATCCTCAGGACAGCCAGCGACCGGCAATGCTAAAAGTTACATATGATATTGATGGGGCGCGGCAGCCACCCCGAAAATTCCTTAACTAAAAGGAGGTGAGGTCGAATGCGAGAAATAGATGAGATTCAACTAGCAATTGGTGATGCAATACTAAGGACGATAAATATCAATGATTGGGAGTCTGCTTGGCTCTCGATTGGTATTATCCATCCGATAGTTGAGGAGTCCTGGATGAAAATCGAAGGGCGAGACGGCCAGGTGCATAATGTTGAGGTGCCCGATGAAGTGACCTTGTGCATGGCTGAACTTCGCCAGGTAATGCACGATCCTAAGAAAGGAACGTGGTATATCGCAGAAGTAAGTCTCAAACGGGATGGACTGGCTCTCGAAATGACCTTCGACTATGACAGTGAGCCCGCGTGGACGGCAATACGCCCCAAACGTGAAGCATATGAAGACGATCACGCGAAATATCCAAGGCCTATCGAAATCCTCCCGGCGTGGCATCCGGTGAGTCCAAAATTTATTGACTAAGTCAGGAATGAAGTCCCCCACTCGCTTACAACAGCGAACTCTTACTTTACGATTTCAGGAGTTGGGCCATGAACTCGGTTTCGACCGTCGACTTGCGTGTCGAGCTCGACCCTAGACGGTTTCATTCGGATGTCTACCTGGATATTCGAGCCAAATTCTCATCTACATCGACTGTGGAGGAGCTTGTTCGCGAGATCTATGATGGGCTCCTGTCTGATGACCAGCGCCAGCGACTAGGGCCGGTTTCCGAGCTCTCCTTCTACCGTGAAGTTCTGCGTATTCGAACTGAAGCGGGGGCCGAACAATTCCGTGGGGGATTCCTTCCGGCCTCGAGTCAACTGTCTCATTGCCATTTGCTCGATGGGGTTTCGCTCTGCCTGGTCGTTCGACCGTATCCAAGTGCTTCGGACCCAGTTTGGGACCTTGAATCTGGGAGAGAGGAAGGCTTCGAGGCCGTCGACCGACTGTGCATCGTCGATGAGCTTGGAACAGCGCGGGGTCGCGTGACGTTCCTACCGACAGAAGGTGAATTGACTCTTGGTGCGATGGCACCTGAGGCAGACCTGATCGTCGATGACCGGATCCTAGGAAACTCAACCATCGCACTGCAGCATGATTCTGATGGACTCTTCTTGCTGGTCCCAGAGAGTTCAGAGTTCGTCGTAATGCTGTCCGGCTCCCTGCTGTCTCCTGGCCAGCATGTCCTGCAGGTCGGTTCCTTGATTGCTATTGCTCCTGACTTGGATTCGGCCCCCCGCGCCGCATTCGGGGTGCGCCGCTACTCGACTGTTGAAGATCGCTCCCTTACGTCCCGAATTGCCTATGTTCCCGTTGCACGGGAGCCGCTTCCGCAGTGGCCGGAATTGCCGGAACGCTATCACCGCCTTGACCCGCCGGCTTCCCCAGGGGAGATGCCTGAGTATGAGCTCGCTCAAATCCTGCCGATGCTGGCGATACCTATTGGTTTCACATTGATGTCCAATCGCTGGGAATTTCTCTGGATGATGCCGCTACTTGCTCTTCCAACAATTGCTAATGTCTGGGTAGCTCGAAAGCGATTTAGGCAGCGTTCGGAGAAACTTAGAGACGCATGGCTATCCTGGTTAGATCGTGGGTTAGAACGACTTGACGAGCTCACTGGTGTGGAGATCGAGAATTTGGCGAGAGAATGCCCTGCGACTGAGCTATGGGCAACAGCTGCCTATCGTCGGCTTCCTCCCCTCTGGACAAGAGGGGTGACCGACCCCGATTTCCTGCGTATTCGACTTGGCGAAAGTCATGCAAGTAGTCGATTCGAGATTACCGTCTCTGCTGGCGTTAATCTTGAGGACGAAGACCTAATTGAGCGAACTTCAACACGGGGTAAGACGCTCCGAGAGGATGCGATCATTCCGAGACTCATTAGTGTGCCGAAAGCCTTCGAGCTGCGAGAGCATGATCTTGGGCTAGTCGGGCCTGAATCAGTCGTCGTCGCCTCCCTTACCGACTATCTGATTCAGCTCATTGGGGCCCACTCGCCTGCCCACTTGAGTATTGCAGCATTTTTTCCTGTTGAATGGCGCGAAACTCGCCAGATGGACTGGGTGAATTGGATTCCTCACGTTCGTTCAGTTTCGCCTTTGATGCCCCAGGGCCGCGTCGTCTACGGTCGCGATGCCGCCGATAATTTCCTCAGGCGCTTGGTTGGGCTGCTTGAGAATTCCGCGATGCTTGCGGCAGACCGTATTGGGCAAGCCCACCATGTGATTTTGCTTGTTGTTGAATCGGTCGAGATCGACCAAGGAATTCTTGAGGAGGCGCTCCGAACCGGATCGGGAGCAGTGCATCTCATTTGGCTTGGGAGCGGTCGGACAACACTGAGCGCATCAGTTGACGCCTGGCTTGAGTTCTCGCCCGAAAAGGTAGACTTGGCGTCTTTGCCGGATGCTGTCGCGAAGTGGCGGGAGCCGCGGGGCGGCTCGGATGGCTTACTGGGAGTAAGTCGGTTTATCGCCGACCCAGGGAGAGTTGCAAGAGCCCTTGCGCCACTCTACGACCCTAGGATTACAGGTTCAAATGCAGGCATTCCCGAGCGCATTCGATTCTCAGATGTCGCGGACGTTTCACGCATCGAGTGGGCCCACCGCTCGTCCGTTGACGGGTTAACCGCACTTCTTGGTGTTTCGAGTGTTGGTCTCCTGGAGTTTGATTTTGAGCGCGACGGACCTCACTTGTTGATTGCCGGAACAACAAATTCCGGCAAAAGCGAGCTACTTCAAACACTCGTCGCTTCGCTCCTGCAGCGGTACAGCCCGCGCGATGTCTGTCTTTTCCTTGTCGATTTCAAGGGAGGATCAACATTTGCTCCTTTCGAGTTCCCTGATCTTTTGGACACTAGTCACGTGGCGGGCTACGTACATGATCTGGATGGAGTTGAGGTCGGCCGTGGACTCAAATTCCTTCGTGCAGAAATACGTCGGAGAGAGCTAATATTTGCCAATAGCAACAATGCAAAGAATTATAAGGAGTATCGAAAATGGGCAGGATCAAGTAATAGTGTCATCCCCCGGATGGTTGTGGCATTTGATGAACTTGCCACTCTTGTGCAGGACGCCGGAGAGCAAGCGCTAGATGCTATCCTCGACATTGCACAAAGAGGGCGCGCATATGGCATACATCTCGTCCTTGCTACCCAGCGCCCATCCGCCGATGTTGTTAGCGCGAAGGTGCGTGCAAACGTCCGTGGCAGGATCAGCCTCCAAACGATATCTAGGGAAGATTCGATGCTGGTAATTGAGTCTCCTGAAGCCGCGCTGATTCCTCGGAGCCTGCCGGGCCGCGCACTGCTTCGATTGGAGGGAAGCGTCCTGATTGAGTTTCAAACCGCGTACCTTGGCGACAAATACATTGAGCCAATTGTCGATGGTGAAAGTTCGGTAGAGGTTTTCCGTGTGGGCGCGTTCAAGGACTTTGAGAATTTGGATTTTGAATTGGCCTTGCTTGATGACGATGTCACAAACCCGACAGATCTCGACGAGTTAGTTGGTGTTGTTGGGAGCGCGATTACCGACGCACCACGCGCCGACCAGGTCAAGCTTATGCCTTCACTGGAGAAGAGGCCGATCCGTCTACGAGGTTCTGCACATCATGGGCAGAACGGGACTATATCCGTCGGCCGCCGCGATCTCCCTGCACTCCTCAAGCAGGATGATTACGAATTCAGACCCTCGAGTGGACTCTTCCTAGTTTCAGGACCTACCGGTACCGGCAAGACCACCTGTCTCGCAAGCATTGCAAATGCCTGGATTAAGGACGCTTCTGACGGTGAGATTATCGTCCTGGACGGAGGCGTAGCCATCTCAGCCTTGTGCCGGGATATCCAGGGATGGACCGCTACTTCGATGTCGGACGTTGCGGCCGTGACACGAACCATCGAACAAGTGTCGGCACTTCTCAACGCTCGGCGAGAGCAAACACCCTTGAGGAAGCAAATCGACACCTTGCTGGTAATAGACGGCTTCGATCGATTGATCGGAGTCCTAGACTCTTCCTCGAACATCACAGCATGGCTGGAGCGGCTTCGGACCATAATCCGCATCGGGCGAGAGTTTGGGGTTGGAATACTCATCTCAGCGCCTCGTGCTGAGGACGTTTCTCGTTTCGTTGGACCGGAGATCAGTGCATCGGTTGAGTTGTGGGCCAACTACTCATCCGGCTCTGCACGAGAAGACAGATTGCCAGGATTCGGTCTGACTGAACGAGGCGATCTCGTCCAGATATATTCCCTAGCAACGGTGCTCAGCGTAGGCAGAAATCCTACCGTCGCCCTAGATGTTTGTAGGCCTGAGCTGGAGATCAGAGACGGTTCGATCGTCCTTGACGGGGAAAGCATGGAACGGCTTCAACTTGCTGACCGATCACGGGCAGTCGTCCTAGGTCGAGAGGATGTTCATGGTGAGCCGATCCTGATTGATCCATGGGAAAGGAGCCTGCTTATTGTGGGGGGAAACGAGTCTGGTAAGGAAGAACTTCTGCACTCTCTTCGTGTCCAACTAAGCGCTGCAATGGCCGGAGCCCGGATCGCTTACGTGGCAAGAGCAGAACGTCAAAGGCAGGGGGACGCGGACATTACATTGATGCCAAGCGATTTGACTGAGATCCTTGCGGACTTCCCGAACCCCGAGCGCGCCGTCAACGCTTTCGTCGAGAGACTCACAGCAGCTGAGTGTGCTTCAGTCGATGGGCGTCCCTTGGTTGTTCTCTGCGATGTTCTGTCGTCCTCGGAGTCAGCGAAGCTCGTAGCGGAAGCACTTCGGCAGACGAAGATTGCCGTGATCTGGGCAGACGACATTCATCGCGCCCGCAGCCATTTTCGTGATCTGGTGGGGGACGCAGATACCCTCTTTCTCCGGCCGAATCCTGCAGCTGAGATGAGTGAAGCGAGCATGTTGGGAATTGAACCACTGAGGCATCGACCATGGGCGCGTTATCGATCCGGAGAAGGAATTTTCCGCCACCACGAAACGCAAGTTGTGGTCAAGTGCGTAAAAAATACTGAGGGATCATGAGTGATCGATTTCCAGAAGAACCGGACTCCTCTACTGACACCTCGGGACCAGGCCACTCCAATGGGTATAACTCATCTACTGACACCTCGGGACCAGGCCACTCCGATGGGTATAGGGCGCGCAGGCCAAGTAGTCTGGGTGACTGGCTCGCTACACTCGCCGGGGGCGATCTAGTTCGACTAGATAAATG contains:
- a CDS encoding helicase associated domain-containing protein; amino-acid sequence: MLILTRPTGRPLRVLPPGRSTIHCPGKMTEQRFESREEWELMYRRGLTQTQIADLCSVPKQDVNRAIGWSKRRDVSVEQEHLVSRPTPTQEDTGLTPLWLGRRDELADFMSREGRTPSSASAEAAERAIARWVSAQRTAARRGMLMAAQRKSLDAIGRWQEFSIVFRNAAAWDLRVQHLVAYWSEQQRWPSCKTYVNEAERSLGIWLHVQRQRVSQGTLADTRRMSLDEATPGWNTWRSRR
- a CDS encoding excisionase family DNA-binding protein, yielding MSDQKPQPSRFLTVDQAAEYLNVGRPLVRGLLKSGELRGVQIGGRNTWRTSLDDIHAYLDEAYRKTAARIAAGEIDDSLPGEDD
- a CDS encoding Lsr2 family protein produces the protein MAKQVIYRLVDDLTGEPIPEGTGESVRFTYGGTNFEIDFSAENAEQFHETLAKYAKAGRKVTGSEPRVPATNRGSDKERLARIRAWAAENGHKVNARGRVAQTIIDSYEAAH
- a CDS encoding WXG100 family type VII secretion target, with translation MSVLRIDPAAAREIAAKLESNATARLDDLSTLKAVASPEAVWAGESATSYTHAYERWEAAERELVHALEGLARIVRQVADNHDEIERSGRQALDGF
- a CDS encoding DNA/RNA non-specific endonuclease, whose amino-acid sequence is MSKNGVLELGLGTGEEARRLRQVEAEMEHIEREVRRRIRNGVNQVDSAARESRDFAGNVNVNPWAWWQGFAEEFGDTSKRVFVDPVVETWDAISHPVETLGALATGIATDPLGTLQKLGAGALNLETWKNDPGVAAAQLGVTILTGLLTGGGTLVATSLRGVARTSAVADRLAGEARVIRLESALSGKNRVLNNLEPSTTYVVDGRFEYKTDANSRVVFARTSIIEKVDPATASEGRNIYRQRIEGGADRLPGDEGSHLFAAMFGGPGESVNLVALRDVVNRGEYYAMEREWDAAISGNPPKTVDVSIDIVYPQDSQRPAMLKVTYDIDGARQPPRKFLN
- a CDS encoding FtsK/SpoIIIE domain-containing protein, producing MNSVSTVDLRVELDPRRFHSDVYLDIRAKFSSTSTVEELVREIYDGLLSDDQRQRLGPVSELSFYREVLRIRTEAGAEQFRGGFLPASSQLSHCHLLDGVSLCLVVRPYPSASDPVWDLESGREEGFEAVDRLCIVDELGTARGRVTFLPTEGELTLGAMAPEADLIVDDRILGNSTIALQHDSDGLFLLVPESSEFVVMLSGSLLSPGQHVLQVGSLIAIAPDLDSAPRAAFGVRRYSTVEDRSLTSRIAYVPVAREPLPQWPELPERYHRLDPPASPGEMPEYELAQILPMLAIPIGFTLMSNRWEFLWMMPLLALPTIANVWVARKRFRQRSEKLRDAWLSWLDRGLERLDELTGVEIENLARECPATELWATAAYRRLPPLWTRGVTDPDFLRIRLGESHASSRFEITVSAGVNLEDEDLIERTSTRGKTLREDAIIPRLISVPKAFELREHDLGLVGPESVVVASLTDYLIQLIGAHSPAHLSIAAFFPVEWRETRQMDWVNWIPHVRSVSPLMPQGRVVYGRDAADNFLRRLVGLLENSAMLAADRIGQAHHVILLVVESVEIDQGILEEALRTGSGAVHLIWLGSGRTTLSASVDAWLEFSPEKVDLASLPDAVAKWREPRGGSDGLLGVSRFIADPGRVARALAPLYDPRITGSNAGIPERIRFSDVADVSRIEWAHRSSVDGLTALLGVSSVGLLEFDFERDGPHLLIAGTTNSGKSELLQTLVASLLQRYSPRDVCLFLVDFKGGSTFAPFEFPDLLDTSHVAGYVHDLDGVEVGRGLKFLRAEIRRRELIFANSNNAKNYKEYRKWAGSSNSVIPRMVVAFDELATLVQDAGEQALDAILDIAQRGRAYGIHLVLATQRPSADVVSAKVRANVRGRISLQTISREDSMLVIESPEAALIPRSLPGRALLRLEGSVLIEFQTAYLGDKYIEPIVDGESSVEVFRVGAFKDFENLDFELALLDDDVTNPTDLDELVGVVGSAITDAPRADQVKLMPSLEKRPIRLRGSAHHGQNGTISVGRRDLPALLKQDDYEFRPSSGLFLVSGPTGTGKTTCLASIANAWIKDASDGEIIVLDGGVAISALCRDIQGWTATSMSDVAAVTRTIEQVSALLNARREQTPLRKQIDTLLVIDGFDRLIGVLDSSSNITAWLERLRTIIRIGREFGVGILISAPRAEDVSRFVGPEISASVELWANYSSGSAREDRLPGFGLTERGDLVQIYSLATVLSVGRNPTVALDVCRPELEIRDGSIVLDGESMERLQLADRSRAVVLGREDVHGEPILIDPWERSLLIVGGNESGKEELLHSLRVQLSAAMAGARIAYVARAERQRQGDADITLMPSDLTEILADFPNPERAVNAFVERLTAAECASVDGRPLVVLCDVLSSSESAKLVAEALRQTKIAVIWADDIHRARSHFRDLVGDADTLFLRPNPAAEMSEASMLGIEPLRHRPWARYRSGEGIFRHHETQVVVKCVKNTEGS